The Vespula pensylvanica isolate Volc-1 chromosome 5, ASM1446617v1, whole genome shotgun sequence genome includes a window with the following:
- the LOC122629322 gene encoding probable serine/threonine-protein kinase clkA isoform X4 — protein sequence MGKLICTFLFLIISTNLVLGRYTTYQDSFALNSAANEDPNSDPHNGNVLDSNPNSNIDLDDSKVKKVDESKENDEDTKKNIIPFSNDNGGVSGEKNNGNSKEGSIFHDVLGNTLQNSKEDNTESDNLKKLENDNSNKDSISHGLLHHIFGHSKTDSSSHGLLDHIFDHSKTDSSSHGLLDHIFDHSKTDSSSHGLLDHIFGHSKESNAESDNSKESENGNSKEGSSEDNNNSKNNDSSENSNESKHKGSSEKNNDSKHKDNSGNNNGSKQKGNSGKSNGSKQKGNSGNSNESKDNNSSEDNNNSKDNNSSEGSNESKDNESSENSNDSKHKSSSEKNNHSKHKDNSGNNNGSKQKGNSGKSNGSKQKGNSGNSNDSKDNNNSEDSNNSKDNNNSEGSNESKDNDNSENGHDSKHKGSSANNNGSKQTGNSGKSHSSKQKGNLRNSNDSKDNNSSEDNNNSKDNNSSEDSNESKDNDNSENGHESKHKGSSANNNGSKQKGNSGKSHSSKQKDNLRNSNDSKDNNSSEGSNNSKDNNSSEDSNESENNDSSENTNDSEHKGSSANNNGSKQKGSSGKSNGSKRKDSSENINDSKDNNNSEDSNESKDNDSSENSNDSKHKCRSRKSNDYRNHDSSEDNKNSKNQDSSSEHTNKKHKRSEDSNKLGSSDNSSSHNSNDGVSLTETGQNESLLTFVENLLSSILKLVYNLLSFILSPITGLVTVIFNFLTRIPILGGLLKGIISLVEDILFIPEYLLETIFNLVGHLIHFIFNLLSSILKEVLNLPGDVISLL from the exons ATGGGGAAGTTAATATGTACGTTtctattcttaattatttcaacgaatcTCGTATTGGGTCGTTATACAACATATCAAGACAGTTTTGCGTTGAAC TCGGCCGCAAATGAAGATCCGAATAGTGATCCGCATAACGGAAATGTATTGGACAGCAATCCTAATTCAAATATTGATTTAGATGAtagcaaagtaaaaaaagttgATGAATCTAAGGAAAATGATGAAgacacaaaaaagaatattataccTTTTTCTAATGATAATGGCGGAGTAtcaggagagaaaaataatggaaactCCAAGGAAGGCTCTATATTTCATGACGTTTTAGGCAATACATTACAAAACTCCAAAGAAGACAATACCGAATcagataatttgaaaaaattggaaaatgaTAACTCCAACAAAGATTCTATATCACATGGTCTGTTACATCACATATTTGGTCATTCCAAGACAGACTCTTCATCACATGGTCTGTTAGACCACATATTTGATCACTCTAAGACAGACTCTTCATCACATGGTCTGTTGGACCACATATTTGATCACTCTAAGACAGACTCTTCATCACATGGTCTGTTGGACCACATATTTGGTCATTCCAAGGAAAGCAATGCAGAATCAGATAATTCAAAAGAATCGGAAAATGGTAACTCCAAGGAAGGCAGCTCAGAAGATAACAATAATTCCAAGAACAATGATAGTTCAGAGAACAGCAATGAATCAAAACACAAAGGCAGTTCTGAAAAGAACAATGATTCTAAACACAAAGACAATTCAGGAAACAATAATGGGTCTAAACAGAAAGGTAATTCAGGAAAAAGCAATGGCTCTAAACAAAAAGGTAATTCAGGAAACAGCAATGAATCTAAAGATAACAACAGTTCAGAAGACAACAATAACTCTAAAGACAACAACAGTTCAGAAGGCAGT AATGAATCTAAAGACAATGAGAGTTCAGAAAATAGCAATGACTCTAAACACAAAAGCAGTTCTGAAAAGAACAATCATTCTAAACACAAAGACAATTCAGGAAACAATAATGGGTCTAAACAGAAAGGCAATTCAGGAAAAAGCAATGGCTCTAAACAAAAAGGTAATTCAGGAAATAGCAATGACTCTAAAGATAATAACAATTCAGAAGACAGCAATAACTCTAAAGACAACAACAATTCAGAAGGCAGTAATGAATCTAAAGACAATGATAATTCAGAAAACGGCCATGACTCTAAACACAAAGGCAGTTCAGCAAACAATAATGGTTCTAAACAGACAGGCAATTCAGGAAAGAGCCATAGCTCTAAACAGAAAGGTAATTTAAGAAACAGCAATGACTCTAAAGATAACAACAGTTCAGAAGACAACAATAACTCTAAAGATAACAACAGTTCAGAAGACAGCAATGAATCTAAAGACAATGATAATTCAGAAAACGGCCATGAATCTAAACACAAAGGCAGTTCAGCAAACAACAATGGCTCTAAACAAAAAGGCAATTCAGGAAAGAGCCATAGCTCTAAACAGAAAGATAATTTAAGAAACAGCAATGACTCTAAAGATAACAATAGTTCAGAAGGCAGCAATAATTCTAAAGATAACAACAGTTCAGAAGACAGCAATGAATCTGAAAACAATGACAGTTCAGAAAACACCAATGACTCTGAACACAAAGGTAGTTCAGCAAACAACAATGGCTCTAAACAGAAAGGTAGTTCAGGAAAGAGCAATGGCTCTAAACGAAAAGATAGTTCAGAAAACATCAATGATTCTAAAGACAACAACAATTCAGAAGACAGCAATGAATCTAAAGACAATGACAGTTCAGAAAACAGCAATGATTCTAAACACAAATGCAGATCAAGAAAAAGCAATGACTATAGAAACCACGACAGTtcagaagataataaaaattctaagaaCCAGGATAGTTCTTCCGAACACAccaataaaaaacataaaagaagtGAAGATAGTAACAAATTGGGATCATCTGATAATTCCAGCAGTCATAATAGTAATGATGGGGTTAGCTTAACGGAAACAGGACAAAATGAATCTCTGCTTACATTTGTAGAAAATCTCTTGTCCAGCATATTAAAG TTGGTATATAATCTACTGTCCTTCATACTAAGTCCTATAACTGGCTTGGTCACAGTGATTTTTAACTTCCTAACTCGTATACCAATTCTAGGAGGCTTACTTAAAGGAATTATTTCTCTTGTAGAAGACATACTCTTTATACctgaatatttattagaaactaTATTCAATCTTGTTGGAcatttaattcatttcatttttaatttgttatcaAGCATTTTAAAGGAAGTTTTAAACTTACCCGGAGACGTAATATCATTGCTTTGA
- the LOC122629322 gene encoding GATA zinc finger domain-containing protein 14-like isoform X6 — translation MGKLICTFLFLIISTNLVLGRYTTYQDSFALNSAANEDPNSDPHNGNVLDSNPNSNIDLDDSKVKKVDESKENDEDTKKNIIPFSNDNGGVSGEKNNGNSKEGSIFHDVLGNTLQNSKEDNTESDNLKKLENDNSNKDSISHGLLHHIFGHSKTDSSSHGLLDHIFDHSKTDSSSHGLLDHIFDHSKTDSSSHGLLDHIFGHSKESNAESDNSKESENGNSKEGSSEDNNNSKNNDSSENSNESKHKGSSEKNNDSKHKDNSGNNNGSKQKGNSGKSNGSKQKGNSGNSNESKDNNSSEDNNNSKDNNSSEGSNESKDNESSKNDHDSKHKSNSANNNGSKQKGNSGKSHSSKQKGNLRNSNDSKDNNSSEDNNNSKDNNSSEDSNESKDNDNSENGHESKHKGSSANNNGSKQKGNSGKSHSSKQKDNLRNSNDSKDNNSSEGSNNSKDNNSSEDSNESENNDSSENTNDSEHKGSSANNNGSKQKGSSGKSNGSKRKDSSENINDSKDNNNSEDSNESKDNDSSENSNDSKHKCRSRKSNDYRNHDSSEDNKNSKNQDSSSEHTNKKHKRSEDSNKLGSSDNSSSHNSNDGVSLTETGQNESLLTFVENLLSSILKLVYNLLSFILSPITGLVTVIFNFLTRIPILGGLLKGIISLVEDILFIPEYLLETIFNLVGHLIHFIFNLLSSILKEVLNLPGDVISLL, via the exons ATGGGGAAGTTAATATGTACGTTtctattcttaattatttcaacgaatcTCGTATTGGGTCGTTATACAACATATCAAGACAGTTTTGCGTTGAAC TCGGCCGCAAATGAAGATCCGAATAGTGATCCGCATAACGGAAATGTATTGGACAGCAATCCTAATTCAAATATTGATTTAGATGAtagcaaagtaaaaaaagttgATGAATCTAAGGAAAATGATGAAgacacaaaaaagaatattataccTTTTTCTAATGATAATGGCGGAGTAtcaggagagaaaaataatggaaactCCAAGGAAGGCTCTATATTTCATGACGTTTTAGGCAATACATTACAAAACTCCAAAGAAGACAATACCGAATcagataatttgaaaaaattggaaaatgaTAACTCCAACAAAGATTCTATATCACATGGTCTGTTACATCACATATTTGGTCATTCCAAGACAGACTCTTCATCACATGGTCTGTTAGACCACATATTTGATCACTCTAAGACAGACTCTTCATCACATGGTCTGTTGGACCACATATTTGATCACTCTAAGACAGACTCTTCATCACATGGTCTGTTGGACCACATATTTGGTCATTCCAAGGAAAGCAATGCAGAATCAGATAATTCAAAAGAATCGGAAAATGGTAACTCCAAGGAAGGCAGCTCAGAAGATAACAATAATTCCAAGAACAATGATAGTTCAGAGAACAGCAATGAATCAAAACACAAAGGCAGTTCTGAAAAGAACAATGATTCTAAACACAAAGACAATTCAGGAAACAATAATGGGTCTAAACAGAAAGGTAATTCAGGAAAAAGCAATGGCTCTAAACAAAAAGGTAATTCAGGAAACAGCAATGAATCTAAAGATAACAACAGTTCAGAAGACAACAATAACTCTAAAGACAACAACAGTTCAGAAG GCAGTAATGAATCTAAAGACAATGAGAGTTCAAAAAACGACCATGACTCTAAACACAAAAGCAATTCAGCAAACAATAATGGTTCTAAACAGAAAGGCAATTCAGGAAAGAGCCATAGCTCTAAACAAAAAG GTAATTTAAGAAACAGCAATGACTCTAAAGATAACAACAGTTCAGAAGACAACAATAACTCTAAAGATAACAACAGTTCAGAAGACAGCAATGAATCTAAAGACAATGATAATTCAGAAAACGGCCATGAATCTAAACACAAAGGCAGTTCAGCAAACAACAATGGCTCTAAACAAAAAGGCAATTCAGGAAAGAGCCATAGCTCTAAACAGAAAGATAATTTAAGAAACAGCAATGACTCTAAAGATAACAATAGTTCAGAAGGCAGCAATAATTCTAAAGATAACAACAGTTCAGAAGACAGCAATGAATCTGAAAACAATGACAGTTCAGAAAACACCAATGACTCTGAACACAAAGGTAGTTCAGCAAACAACAATGGCTCTAAACAGAAAGGTAGTTCAGGAAAGAGCAATGGCTCTAAACGAAAAGATAGTTCAGAAAACATCAATGATTCTAAAGACAACAACAATTCAGAAGACAGCAATGAATCTAAAGACAATGACAGTTCAGAAAACAGCAATGATTCTAAACACAAATGCAGATCAAGAAAAAGCAATGACTATAGAAACCACGACAGTtcagaagataataaaaattctaagaaCCAGGATAGTTCTTCCGAACACAccaataaaaaacataaaagaagtGAAGATAGTAACAAATTGGGATCATCTGATAATTCCAGCAGTCATAATAGTAATGATGGGGTTAGCTTAACGGAAACAGGACAAAATGAATCTCTGCTTACATTTGTAGAAAATCTCTTGTCCAGCATATTAAAG TTGGTATATAATCTACTGTCCTTCATACTAAGTCCTATAACTGGCTTGGTCACAGTGATTTTTAACTTCCTAACTCGTATACCAATTCTAGGAGGCTTACTTAAAGGAATTATTTCTCTTGTAGAAGACATACTCTTTATACctgaatatttattagaaactaTATTCAATCTTGTTGGAcatttaattcatttcatttttaatttgttatcaAGCATTTTAAAGGAAGTTTTAAACTTACCCGGAGACGTAATATCATTGCTTTGA
- the LOC122629322 gene encoding dentin sialophosphoprotein-like isoform X5, translating to MGKLICTFLFLIISTNLVLGRYTTYQDSFALNSAANEDPNSDPHNGNVLDSNPNSNIDLDDSKVKKVDESKENDEDTKKNIIPFSNDNGGVSGEKNNGNSKEGSIFHDVLGNTLQNSKEDNTESDNLKKLENDNSNKDSISHGLLHHIFGHSKTDSSSHGLLDHIFDHSKTDSSSHGLLDHIFDHSKTDSSSHGLLDHIFGHSKESNAESDNSKESENGNSKEGSSEDNNNSKNNDSSENSNESKHKGSSEKNNDSKHKDNSGNNNGSKQKGNSGKSNGSKQKGNSGNSNESKDNNSSEDNNNSKDNNSSEGSNESKDNESSKNDHDSKHKSNSANNNGSKQKGNSGKSHSSKQKGNLRNGNDSKQKGSSEDSNNSKDNNSSEDSNESKDNESSENSNDSKHKSSSEKNNHSKHKDNSGNNNGSKQKGNSGKSNGSKQKGNSGNSNDSKDNNNSEDSNNSKDNNNSEGSNESKDNDNSENGHDSKHKGSSANNNGSKQTGNSGKSHSSKQKGNLRNSNDSKDNNSSEDSNESENNDSSENTNDSEHKGSSANNNGSKQKGSSGKSNGSKRKDSSENINDSKDNNNSEDSNESKDNDSSENSNDSKHKCRSRKSNDYRNHDSSEDNKNSKNQDSSSEHTNKKHKRSEDSNKLGSSDNSSSHNSNDGVSLTETGQNESLLTFVENLLSSILKLVYNLLSFILSPITGLVTVIFNFLTRIPILGGLLKGIISLVEDILFIPEYLLETIFNLVGHLIHFIFNLLSSILKEVLNLPGDVISLL from the exons ATGGGGAAGTTAATATGTACGTTtctattcttaattatttcaacgaatcTCGTATTGGGTCGTTATACAACATATCAAGACAGTTTTGCGTTGAAC TCGGCCGCAAATGAAGATCCGAATAGTGATCCGCATAACGGAAATGTATTGGACAGCAATCCTAATTCAAATATTGATTTAGATGAtagcaaagtaaaaaaagttgATGAATCTAAGGAAAATGATGAAgacacaaaaaagaatattataccTTTTTCTAATGATAATGGCGGAGTAtcaggagagaaaaataatggaaactCCAAGGAAGGCTCTATATTTCATGACGTTTTAGGCAATACATTACAAAACTCCAAAGAAGACAATACCGAATcagataatttgaaaaaattggaaaatgaTAACTCCAACAAAGATTCTATATCACATGGTCTGTTACATCACATATTTGGTCATTCCAAGACAGACTCTTCATCACATGGTCTGTTAGACCACATATTTGATCACTCTAAGACAGACTCTTCATCACATGGTCTGTTGGACCACATATTTGATCACTCTAAGACAGACTCTTCATCACATGGTCTGTTGGACCACATATTTGGTCATTCCAAGGAAAGCAATGCAGAATCAGATAATTCAAAAGAATCGGAAAATGGTAACTCCAAGGAAGGCAGCTCAGAAGATAACAATAATTCCAAGAACAATGATAGTTCAGAGAACAGCAATGAATCAAAACACAAAGGCAGTTCTGAAAAGAACAATGATTCTAAACACAAAGACAATTCAGGAAACAATAATGGGTCTAAACAGAAAGGTAATTCAGGAAAAAGCAATGGCTCTAAACAAAAAGGTAATTCAGGAAACAGCAATGAATCTAAAGATAACAACAGTTCAGAAGACAACAATAACTCTAAAGACAACAACAGTTCAGAAG GCAGTAATGAATCTAAAGACAATGAGAGTTCAAAAAACGACCATGACTCTAAACACAAAAGCAATTCAGCAAACAATAATGGTTCTAAACAGAAAGGCAATTCAGGAAAGAGCCATAGCTCTAAACAAAAAGGTAATTTAAGAAACGGCAATGACTCTAAACAAAAAGGTAGTTCAGAAGACAGCAATAACTCTAAAGATAACAACAGTTCAGAAGACAGCAATGAATCTAAAGACAATGAGAGTTCAGAAAATAGCAATGACTCTAAACACAAAAGCAGTTCTGAAAAGAACAATCATTCTAAACACAAAGACAATTCAGGAAACAATAATGGGTCTAAACAGAAAGGCAATTCAGGAAAAAGCAATGGCTCTAAACAAAAAGGTAATTCAGGAAATAGCAATGACTCTAAAGATAATAACAATTCAGAAGACAGCAATAACTCTAAAGACAACAACAATTCAGAAGGCAGTAATGAATCTAAAGACAATGATAATTCAGAAAACGGCCATGACTCTAAACACAAAGGCAGTTCAGCAAACAATAATGGTTCTAAACAGACAGGCAATTCAGGAAAGAGCCATAGCTCTAAACAGAAAGGTAATTTAAGAAACAGCAATGACTCTAAAG ATAACAACAGTTCAGAAGACAGCAATGAATCTGAAAACAATGACAGTTCAGAAAACACCAATGACTCTGAACACAAAGGTAGTTCAGCAAACAACAATGGCTCTAAACAGAAAGGTAGTTCAGGAAAGAGCAATGGCTCTAAACGAAAAGATAGTTCAGAAAACATCAATGATTCTAAAGACAACAACAATTCAGAAGACAGCAATGAATCTAAAGACAATGACAGTTCAGAAAACAGCAATGATTCTAAACACAAATGCAGATCAAGAAAAAGCAATGACTATAGAAACCACGACAGTtcagaagataataaaaattctaagaaCCAGGATAGTTCTTCCGAACACAccaataaaaaacataaaagaagtGAAGATAGTAACAAATTGGGATCATCTGATAATTCCAGCAGTCATAATAGTAATGATGGGGTTAGCTTAACGGAAACAGGACAAAATGAATCTCTGCTTACATTTGTAGAAAATCTCTTGTCCAGCATATTAAAG TTGGTATATAATCTACTGTCCTTCATACTAAGTCCTATAACTGGCTTGGTCACAGTGATTTTTAACTTCCTAACTCGTATACCAATTCTAGGAGGCTTACTTAAAGGAATTATTTCTCTTGTAGAAGACATACTCTTTATACctgaatatttattagaaactaTATTCAATCTTGTTGGAcatttaattcatttcatttttaatttgttatcaAGCATTTTAAAGGAAGTTTTAAACTTACCCGGAGACGTAATATCATTGCTTTGA
- the LOC122629322 gene encoding probable serine/threonine-protein kinase clkA isoform X3, with the protein MGKLICTFLFLIISTNLVLGRYTTYQDSFALNSAANEDPNSDPHNGNVLDSNPNSNIDLDDSKVKKVDESKENDEDTKKNIIPFSNDNGGVSGEKNNGNSKEGSIFHDVLGNTLQNSKEDNTESDNLKKLENDNSNKDSISHGLLHHIFGHSKTDSSSHGLLDHIFDHSKTDSSSHGLLDHIFDHSKTDSSSHGLLDHIFGHSKESNAESDNSKESENGNSKEGSSEDNNNSKNNDSSENSNESKHKGSSEKNNDSKHKDNSGNNNGSKQKGNSGKSNGSKQKGNSGNSNESKDNNSSEDNNNSKDNNSSEGSNESKDNESSENSNDSKHKSSSEKNNHSKHKDNSGNNNGSKQKGNSGKSNGSKQKGNSGNSNDSKDNNNSEDSNNSKDNNNSEGSNESKDNDNSENGHDSKHKGSSANNNGSKQTGNSGKSHSSKQKGNLRNSNDSKDNNSSEDNNNSKDNNSSEDSNESKDNDNSENGHESKHKGSSANNNGSKQKGNSGKSHSSKQKDNLRNSNDSKDNNSSEGSNNSKDNNSSEDSNESENNDSSENTNDSEHKGSSANNNGSKQKGSSGKSNGSKRKDSSENINDSKDNNNSEDSNESKDNDSSENSNDSKHKCRSRKSNDYRNHDSSEDNKNSKNQDSSSEHTNKKHKRSEDSNKLGSSDNSSSHNSNDGVSLTETGQNESLLTFVENLLSSILKLVYNLLSFILSPITGLVTVIFNFLTRIPILGGLLKGIISLVEDILFIPEYLLETIFNLVGHLIHFIFNLLSSILKEVLNLPGDVISLL; encoded by the exons ATGGGGAAGTTAATATGTACGTTtctattcttaattatttcaacgaatcTCGTATTGGGTCGTTATACAACATATCAAGACAGTTTTGCGTTGAAC TCGGCCGCAAATGAAGATCCGAATAGTGATCCGCATAACGGAAATGTATTGGACAGCAATCCTAATTCAAATATTGATTTAGATGAtagcaaagtaaaaaaagttgATGAATCTAAGGAAAATGATGAAgacacaaaaaagaatattataccTTTTTCTAATGATAATGGCGGAGTAtcaggagagaaaaataatggaaactCCAAGGAAGGCTCTATATTTCATGACGTTTTAGGCAATACATTACAAAACTCCAAAGAAGACAATACCGAATcagataatttgaaaaaattggaaaatgaTAACTCCAACAAAGATTCTATATCACATGGTCTGTTACATCACATATTTGGTCATTCCAAGACAGACTCTTCATCACATGGTCTGTTAGACCACATATTTGATCACTCTAAGACAGACTCTTCATCACATGGTCTGTTGGACCACATATTTGATCACTCTAAGACAGACTCTTCATCACATGGTCTGTTGGACCACATATTTGGTCATTCCAAGGAAAGCAATGCAGAATCAGATAATTCAAAAGAATCGGAAAATGGTAACTCCAAGGAAGGCAGCTCAGAAGATAACAATAATTCCAAGAACAATGATAGTTCAGAGAACAGCAATGAATCAAAACACAAAGGCAGTTCTGAAAAGAACAATGATTCTAAACACAAAGACAATTCAGGAAACAATAATGGGTCTAAACAGAAAGGTAATTCAGGAAAAAGCAATGGCTCTAAACAAAAAGGTAATTCAGGAAACAGCAATGAATCTAAAGATAACAACAGTTCAGAAGACAACAATAACTCTAAAGACAACAACAGTTCAGAAGGCAGTAATGAATCT AAAGACAATGAGAGTTCAGAAAATAGCAATGACTCTAAACACAAAAGCAGTTCTGAAAAGAACAATCATTCTAAACACAAAGACAATTCAGGAAACAATAATGGGTCTAAACAGAAAGGCAATTCAGGAAAAAGCAATGGCTCTAAACAAAAAGGTAATTCAGGAAATAGCAATGACTCTAAAGATAATAACAATTCAGAAGACAGCAATAACTCTAAAGACAACAACAATTCAGAAGGCAGTAATGAATCTAAAGACAATGATAATTCAGAAAACGGCCATGACTCTAAACACAAAGGCAGTTCAGCAAACAATAATGGTTCTAAACAGACAGGCAATTCAGGAAAGAGCCATAGCTCTAAACAGAAAGGTAATTTAAGAAACAGCAATGACTCTAAAGATAACAACAGTTCAGAAGACAACAATAACTCTAAAGATAACAACAGTTCAGAAGACAGCAATGAATCTAAAGACAATGATAATTCAGAAAACGGCCATGAATCTAAACACAAAGGCAGTTCAGCAAACAACAATGGCTCTAAACAAAAAGGCAATTCAGGAAAGAGCCATAGCTCTAAACAGAAAGATAATTTAAGAAACAGCAATGACTCTAAAGATAACAATAGTTCAGAAGGCAGCAATAATTCTAAAGATAACAACAGTTCAGAAGACAGCAATGAATCTGAAAACAATGACAGTTCAGAAAACACCAATGACTCTGAACACAAAGGTAGTTCAGCAAACAACAATGGCTCTAAACAGAAAGGTAGTTCAGGAAAGAGCAATGGCTCTAAACGAAAAGATAGTTCAGAAAACATCAATGATTCTAAAGACAACAACAATTCAGAAGACAGCAATGAATCTAAAGACAATGACAGTTCAGAAAACAGCAATGATTCTAAACACAAATGCAGATCAAGAAAAAGCAATGACTATAGAAACCACGACAGTtcagaagataataaaaattctaagaaCCAGGATAGTTCTTCCGAACACAccaataaaaaacataaaagaagtGAAGATAGTAACAAATTGGGATCATCTGATAATTCCAGCAGTCATAATAGTAATGATGGGGTTAGCTTAACGGAAACAGGACAAAATGAATCTCTGCTTACATTTGTAGAAAATCTCTTGTCCAGCATATTAAAG TTGGTATATAATCTACTGTCCTTCATACTAAGTCCTATAACTGGCTTGGTCACAGTGATTTTTAACTTCCTAACTCGTATACCAATTCTAGGAGGCTTACTTAAAGGAATTATTTCTCTTGTAGAAGACATACTCTTTATACctgaatatttattagaaactaTATTCAATCTTGTTGGAcatttaattcatttcatttttaatttgttatcaAGCATTTTAAAGGAAGTTTTAAACTTACCCGGAGACGTAATATCATTGCTTTGA